The Leptolyngbya sp. FACHB-261 genomic interval CAATGCTGGCGTAACAAATGAACTGCTAACACGTTTTGCAGCGATTCAACATAGAGCTTGTTGAATGGAGTACCGCTATTTAGCTCTGTCATAAATGCCAGTGCAAGTTGCTCTAAAAAGGGATCACGGATTGCAAACCGATCAATCAACTCAATCTGCTGAGGCGGCTGTTCAAAACTCTCGATAGCCACTTGTTCTAAATGTGATGGCGGCAGATAAAGTTCTAACAGCTCAACCTCCTCATCCCAGAGCCATTCAGGTGCTTGCTGAGCAGGCACGAACGTGAATCCGCCTGGGTAGGAGGGGCTTCTTAGCCATTTGCCATCATTAAGTCGCCGTTCTAAATGATCGGCGTTAGCAATGTGAAAGATGAGGCAGTGCTTTGGAATGCCAGGATAAGCGACGCGATCGGGAGGCGGAGGACTCACATCTTGACACGCACGAAATCCATTCCATATCAGCTCTATAGGTTTATCAATCGGTTGTTTCAACGATGAAGACATACATTTCTCTCAAACTTTTAATTCGAGGTCACATACTCTTTGTACAGTTCTTCACTCGTTTTCTCTCAATTCTTTCACCTGAGCAAGAGTTTGGGTTGAATAATCTTGTCAATTCTACCAAAGCAGAATTTTCACAGGACTAAGCAGGCAGCTTCTGCTGATTTCTTTCTAGAAGCGTTATCAGCACGGGTGACAGAGACACCTTCGCGTCCGTGCAGGCTCTCAATTGCTGACCGTAAGGCTTGTCCGCATTGATGCACCGGAATTTTTCCAACGGCCCCTCCGGTCCTGCCGCCGTACGTCTCAGGCAATTGCTCCCGGCAGGTAACCCGTGAGCCTCCGGGTAATCGACACTGGCTGCTATCGCCACATAGTGGCTGAGGTTTACGAGGGCTCGCAATCGGTCAACCTCCAGATGGTGACAGACGCCATGCCGCTTCTTATCGCCAGTATCTAACACGATTTAGAGTTCCGCGCAACAATTGCCTACTATTTCGCAACTTCTCTAGTCAAAGATGCACTATGAAGTAGCTCCGGCAAGTAACTTTAAAGGCACGGGGAAACGTTCGTGTTGAATTTCAGCCTTCACATCACAGCAGCATTAATACGCCAGCTCGTTTTTATGTTGCTGGGCAAATTCTTGCCAAGTTATTGGTTTCTGTCCTGTAATTGCCTCAAAGTTATCAAAGGTTGCGTCCGCATTAGGAATTGCACCTGAAGAGTTAAGTTTGAACTGAGTGTAAATACAGGTCATATAGGCTGGATCTGCCCCTGCGGCAAGAGCGTTTTCCAAAAACTCTTCAGGTGGACGCGCCTCAGCGTAAAATGGCTGGCCGACAACCTCAGTTAAAAGTTCAGCCACTTCATTGAAGGTTTTCGCGTCATAGCCTAATGGAATGATCTGACCGGCATATTTCTCTGGCTCTTGTAGTGTATGGGCTGCGACCAAGGCAAGGTCTTGACAATCAATCCAACTCCACCGGGCATTACCGACATGATGACGAATCACATTGCCTTCTAACCAGCGATAACCTGGACCTGTCACATTCTGCATGAAGGCTTCTGGACGCAAGTGAGTATAGCTAAATCCCTGCTGTTCAATGTATGCTTCAACAAATTGATGCCAGCCCCAGTGAGCAACTTCATTCGTTGCTGCACCTGAAGCACCAATATGAACAATATGTTGAACTCCAGCTTGTTTAGCAGCATCCACAAAGCGTTTACTCTGGCGCATCATATCTACGCTGTAGCCTGACAAAAGGAGGGCACGATTGACCCCTTCCAAGCCAACCTTAAGGGTTTCGGGCTGGTCCAAATCCAACACCACAGTTTCAATGCCTTGAGCATGGAAGTGTTTCGCTTTTTCTGGCGATCGCACGGCTGCGAGCACCCGATTATCTCCGGCGGATTTAAGTTGCCGAACGGTTTCACCGCCTACTTTGCCCGTTGCCCCGAGAACGAGAATAACTGGTTGACTACTCATAGTTCTTTTCCTCTCTGAATATTATCAATTTTTCTGCAATGCTGCTGTTGGTCTGACCAGGATGAGCACCAGAGCCGCTGCAATAAAGCAAATCACTGCTAGAACAGCTAGGGTTGCCTGTAATCCGGCAGTGTAGGTTCCAATTGCAGCATTGAGAAATGCTGTTTGCTCCGTGAGCGGCACGAGTGCAACTGCACCTGAAATATCGCCTCGCGCGACTTGATTTGCCACCTCAGACATGGGAACCCCCACCGCACCTAGCTTGGGATCGACAAGCTGCGGCAGCACGATTTGTATAACGCTGATCAGAATTGCCCCGGCTCCTGCAAACCCAACGGCATCTCCTACCAATCGCATTGTGTTGAACATACCTGTTGCCATGCCGCTACGTTCAGAGGGGGCCATGCTCACAGCTACGTTATCCATAATGCCATTGACAATGCCCGCCCCAATACCAACGACCACCAGACAGCCTACAAATGCTTTCCAGTCGGTTGAGCCTGCGACAAGACGCATCCAAAGCCCGCCCAAACCAATGCAGATAAACCCAGTTGCTAATAGTTTTCGGGGCTGCACGCGCAACGACAGTTGGGCGCTAAGAGGTGGCAGAAAGAACACCGGAAAATTCATGGGAAGCATGACTAATCCGGCTTGCCAAGGGGCATAGCCTGCAATGCCTTGAAAGTAAAGCGGTAGGTAAACCAATAGAGCAACATAGCCGAACCCCAGGGTGATTGGCAAAATTAACATCCCAACAAAGACCGGATTACGAAATAGCTCCAGGTCGAACATGGCTCGTTGTTGCCTGCGTTCGGCAACAACGAATAAACCAATAAAGATCAAAAATCCAGCGAGTGATCCTTGGACAACTGGATGAGCCCACTCTAAATGTGGACCTTCAAGCAGCGCCAAGATTAGTAAGAACAGGCTGGTCGTGAAGGTGAACAGCCCTGACCAATCTACATAGGAAGCATCTGGGTTTCTTGATTCTCGCATCCGAGGTACTGCCAACCACAGGATGGCAAATCCAACTGGAATATTGATCAGAAATGTCCACCGCCAACCCAAAGTGCTGGTCAGCACGCCACCCAGGACTGGACCTAGAACCAAACCAATGCCAAACGAACTCCCTAGCATTCCAAAAGCAGGCGGACGCAGATCGTCGCGAAACTCGTTTGCTAAAACTGCCGTGGCGCCACTGAAGAGAAACGTGGCCCCAATTCCTTGGACTGCCCGAAATAGAGCCAGCATCAAGGCGCTCTTGGCAAAGGCGCAAAGCAACGAGAGCACGACAAAAATAATCATGCCAACACGGAACATGCGACGGCGACCCACGAGGTCTGCGAGCCCTCCACCTGCCAATAAGAACGCTCCAAACGTCAAATTGTAGGCGTTGATCACCCATTCGAGTTGGGCAAAGTTTGCCTTGAGTTCTTGTCCAATGCTCTCAAGCGCAACGCCAATAATCGGGATGTCGAGTGGCAGTATGGCACAGGCAAGACAGACCCCAATCAGGGTTGCTCGATGATAGACCGACCAGATCGAGTCTTGAGGATGCGAAACTGCCATATTGTGTGTCTGAAACAATACCAGAACCATAACGGCTGCATGAAGTGCAATAAAGGCGCTACGATGCAAATCACTAATGCATGAGACGCAAAAGTAAACCACAATGGCTGGCATTGAGCAGATTGGCGACCTCGTGATGTTCGTGCAGGCAGCGCAGCAGCTCAGTTTCTCAGTAGCAGCACGCCAGTTGGGATTATCCCCGTCCTCAGTCAGCAGAGCAGTACAACGGTTAGAGGAGCGACTGAAGGCGCGGCTTTTCAATCGTTCCACTCGCAGTATTGCTCTCACTGAGGATGGGTCAGTGTTTTACGACTACTGTCGGCAAATTCTAAGTGACTTAGAAGAAGCAGAACTAGTGCTTAGCCAATCTCGCTCGCATCCTAGAGGCACGCTCAGAATTGGTCTTACGGTTGCTCTAGGACGGCTGTACATTACTCCGGCACTCCCTCACTTTACCGCTCAATATCCTGATCTCAACTTGGATATAACCTTGGGCGATCGTCGAGCTGATTTAATTGAAGAAGGGATTGATGCCGTTGTTCGAGTCGGTCATACCCCTGACAGCCGTTTGGTGATTCGTCCCTTGGCAATAGCTCGCTTTTTTGTCTGTGCGACACCAGCCTATTTAGCGCGTCATGGAGAGCCGCAGACGCTGGCAGACCTACAGCACCACAATTGTTTGAATTTAGTGCTGCCTCAAACCGGTCGAGTGCGCGATTGGGTATTCCAGCACAAGGGTCAGGAATTACATTTGGCAGTTGACGGAAATTTTCGCTGTGATCATGCAGAGGCATTGCTAGAAGCGGCGCTCGCGCATGCAGGACTGATCCAGCTCTATAATTTTCTAGTCAATCCAGCCATCATTCGAGGTGAACTCAAACCTGTACTCGAATCTTATACTGTTCCAGGGTTTCCAATCTCTGTGCTTTATCCTCACAAACGTCATTTGTCTGCTAAAGTTCATGTCTTTGTTGAGTTTATGACCGAGTTGATGGAGGGACTAAAGCGCGATCGGATAGTGGAGTGAGTTGTAGCCATCACCCCAATTTGGTGCTGCAGTAAAACGTATCCAGTTGGTTTGTTGAGCTACGCTATGTATCACTCAAAGGAACTGAACATTCACTACCGCATTTGATATCATCAACTCAATTTCGGGTGGCTTAGGTGTCTCACAACGCCCTGCCATCAACGTCTATTGCCACTCCAGTTGTAAAGCGATTGGAGAGCAAATATAGGTGGGTTTCCGCAATGTCTTCAGGCATCCTAACTCTACCTACCATCAACTTTTGCCCAGAGGCTTTATACATCTTAAGTCGTTCTGCTTCAGAGAAGTTGTTCCACACATCAGTTTTCACCAACCGGGTCTGACGACATTGACTCTAATAGGAGCTAATTCAAGCACTAATATCCCTCTTCTGTCACTTTGGGAAAGTTTCATGAATTTACGTTGTTTCAGCCCTTGATTCATCAAGGTTTCACTCCAGTTTGACAGAAGAGGGATATTTCACAACTTCTCTAATATTCGTTGGTATTGCCCTTATCCTCGCTTGAATAGGGAATTGAGGTGGATCATGTTCGACCTTTAACTTTTAGGTTGGTGATGAGATGGATAAAGTTGTTGACTCCCTCCAGCGTTCCCGACCATACAAGAAAGCCCCTGCCTGGTAGACGGGGGCTTATATGTCTGAGGAAATCGTCAAAGTCGTGGCAGTAGCGCGGCGCTGGCGATTACCTGTTGATGCTTAGGCTTGTTGAATCAGACCTGTGTAGTACCCGTTGTCTTCAGGACTCGCTGAAGCTGTCAGCAGGTGGTCGCGGACTTGGGTCGGGATGGCAGCCGTCTCAAACCGTTCACGTATTTTGTCGGGAATTGCGGCTTGCAGGTTGCGCACATCGTACTGGCTGTCGGACGGGCCGATCACGCCAGCCGAGGCAGTCAGCAGGCGGTCCCGCAGTTGTTGGGGAATCTCAGC includes:
- a CDS encoding MFS transporter, with protein sequence MAVSHPQDSIWSVYHRATLIGVCLACAILPLDIPIIGVALESIGQELKANFAQLEWVINAYNLTFGAFLLAGGGLADLVGRRRMFRVGMIIFVVLSLLCAFAKSALMLALFRAVQGIGATFLFSGATAVLANEFRDDLRPPAFGMLGSSFGIGLVLGPVLGGVLTSTLGWRWTFLINIPVGFAILWLAVPRMRESRNPDASYVDWSGLFTFTTSLFLLILALLEGPHLEWAHPVVQGSLAGFLIFIGLFVVAERRQQRAMFDLELFRNPVFVGMLILPITLGFGYVALLVYLPLYFQGIAGYAPWQAGLVMLPMNFPVFFLPPLSAQLSLRVQPRKLLATGFICIGLGGLWMRLVAGSTDWKAFVGCLVVVGIGAGIVNGIMDNVAVSMAPSERSGMATGMFNTMRLVGDAVGFAGAGAILISVIQIVLPQLVDPKLGAVGVPMSEVANQVARGDISGAVALVPLTEQTAFLNAAIGTYTAGLQATLAVLAVICFIAAALVLILVRPTAALQKN
- a CDS encoding SDR family oxidoreductase, with translation MSSQPVILVLGATGKVGGETVRQLKSAGDNRVLAAVRSPEKAKHFHAQGIETVVLDLDQPETLKVGLEGVNRALLLSGYSVDMMRQSKRFVDAAKQAGVQHIVHIGASGAATNEVAHWGWHQFVEAYIEQQGFSYTHLRPEAFMQNVTGPGYRWLEGNVIRHHVGNARWSWIDCQDLALVAAHTLQEPEKYAGQIIPLGYDAKTFNEVAELLTEVVGQPFYAEARPPEEFLENALAAGADPAYMTCIYTQFKLNSSGAIPNADATFDNFEAITGQKPITWQEFAQQHKNELAY
- a CDS encoding LysR family transcriptional regulator, translating into MAGIEQIGDLVMFVQAAQQLSFSVAARQLGLSPSSVSRAVQRLEERLKARLFNRSTRSIALTEDGSVFYDYCRQILSDLEEAELVLSQSRSHPRGTLRIGLTVALGRLYITPALPHFTAQYPDLNLDITLGDRRADLIEEGIDAVVRVGHTPDSRLVIRPLAIARFFVCATPAYLARHGEPQTLADLQHHNCLNLVLPQTGRVRDWVFQHKGQELHLAVDGNFRCDHAEALLEAALAHAGLIQLYNFLVNPAIIRGELKPVLESYTVPGFPISVLYPHKRHLSAKVHVFVEFMTELMEGLKRDRIVE
- a CDS encoding helix-turn-helix domain-containing protein, whose translation is MSSSLKQPIDKPIELIWNGFRACQDVSPPPPDRVAYPGIPKHCLIFHIANADHLERRLNDGKWLRSPSYPGGFTFVPAQQAPEWLWDEEVELLELYLPPSHLEQVAIESFEQPPQQIELIDRFAIRDPFLEQLALAFMTELNSGTPFNKLYVESLQNVLAVHLLRQHCAITVRDSNTPEGLPQVKLRQVIDYIKSHFEQEIKLAELAKVANMSPHHFGKRFKQSTGMPPHQYVMKCRIEQARKLLSNPQFSIAEVGQQLGFYDQSHFTHTFRKHTTLTPQQYRDRL